One genomic window of Thermococcus indicus includes the following:
- a CDS encoding acetate--CoA ligase family protein, translating into MKEEALKVIEEVLKSGRTSLVEYEAKQVLKAYGLPVPEEKLAKTLDEALKYAEEIGYPVAMKLMSPQILHKSDAKVVLLNIKTPEELKEKWELIHENARKYRPDAEILGVLIAPMLKVGREIIIGVTEDPQFGHALMFGLGGIFVEVLKDVTFRIIPITERDARKMITEIKSYPILAGARGEEPADIDAIVNLLLKVSELVNDLDDYIKEMDLNPVFVYEQGKGAVVVDARIIVKEPTEKREEISTEYRERCA; encoded by the coding sequence ATGAAGGAGGAAGCCCTTAAAGTTATTGAAGAGGTTTTGAAGTCCGGAAGGACTTCGCTCGTTGAGTACGAGGCAAAGCAGGTTCTCAAAGCCTACGGCCTCCCGGTTCCGGAGGAAAAGCTCGCCAAGACCCTTGATGAAGCGCTCAAGTACGCGGAGGAAATCGGCTATCCCGTCGCCATGAAGCTGATGTCCCCCCAGATTCTCCACAAGAGCGACGCGAAGGTTGTGCTCCTCAACATCAAGACCCCCGAGGAGCTGAAGGAGAAGTGGGAGCTCATCCATGAGAACGCGCGCAAATACCGCCCGGACGCTGAAATCCTTGGCGTTCTCATAGCCCCGATGCTCAAGGTGGGCAGGGAAATCATCATAGGCGTCACCGAAGACCCGCAGTTCGGACACGCACTCATGTTCGGTCTCGGTGGAATCTTCGTCGAGGTTCTCAAGGACGTCACCTTCCGCATAATCCCGATAACCGAGCGCGACGCCAGGAAGATGATAACGGAGATAAAGAGCTACCCGATTCTCGCTGGGGCCCGCGGCGAGGAGCCGGCAGACATAGACGCCATAGTCAACCTCCTCCTCAAGGTCAGCGAACTCGTCAACGACCTCGACGATTACATCAAGGAGATGGACCTCAACCCGGTTTTCGTCTACGAGCAGGGCAAGGGTGCCGTCGTCGTCGATGCGAGGATAATCGTCAAGGAGCCGACCGAGAAGAGGGAGGAGATAAGCACCGAGTACAGGGAGAGGTGCGCCTGA
- a CDS encoding MFS transporter, with translation MTGIFINFASGLLSDVYGRKKLLKMSGFVFLSAPLLYFLAGDALTLALVRVYYGVATAIFVPVSFALVSDLYPGRKGTFMGFLSSSTLVGRALAPVLAGSIIYFLGFSVVFVLCSLTGLVVFALTFRFPKTGGGLGRFEFTFSGELLLIGLLDAAVYMAYQGIETFLPLFYYLQDKAWLSGLILTVEIAIMAVVKPYAGYLSDRIGRTKPIVVGMTMVGLAMFAFALSDSLPLVVLGAVVFSVGASISEASTKPLATEVSKLRGTALGFLESIKDVGQALGPVLIGFLGLRTGFTFIGIFGILSLGLFLLARQRRKT, from the coding sequence GTGACGGGTATCTTCATAAACTTCGCGTCGGGTCTTCTCAGCGACGTTTACGGGAGGAAGAAACTTCTCAAGATGAGCGGCTTCGTTTTTCTCAGCGCACCATTGCTGTACTTCCTCGCGGGCGACGCTTTGACCCTCGCCCTCGTCAGGGTTTACTACGGCGTTGCGACGGCCATCTTCGTCCCTGTGTCCTTCGCCCTGGTCAGCGACCTTTATCCAGGCCGGAAGGGCACTTTCATGGGCTTCCTGAGCTCGTCAACCCTAGTCGGCCGTGCACTTGCCCCGGTCCTTGCGGGGAGCATAATATACTTCCTTGGATTTTCCGTGGTCTTCGTCCTCTGCTCGCTGACTGGGCTGGTGGTTTTTGCCCTCACCTTCAGGTTCCCCAAGACCGGGGGCGGGCTCGGGAGATTTGAGTTCACGTTCAGTGGGGAGCTCCTCCTGATAGGTCTCCTGGACGCGGCCGTGTACATGGCCTACCAGGGCATAGAAACCTTCCTGCCCCTCTTCTACTACCTCCAGGACAAGGCCTGGCTCTCCGGGCTGATACTGACGGTGGAAATCGCTATAATGGCGGTCGTTAAGCCCTATGCGGGCTATCTCAGCGATAGGATTGGCAGAACGAAGCCGATAGTGGTGGGCATGACAATGGTTGGCCTGGCGATGTTTGCCTTTGCCCTCTCGGACTCACTTCCGCTGGTGGTTCTGGGTGCGGTGGTCTTCTCGGTGGGCGCCTCGATAAGCGAGGCCTCAACGAAACCCCTGGCCACGGAAGTTTCAAAGCTCCGCGGAACTGCGCTGGGTTTCCTGGAGAGCATAAAGGACGTAGGCCAGGCGCTGGGGCCGGTTTTGATAGGGTTTCTTGGCCTTAGAACCGGTTTTACATTCATCGGAATATTCGGAATCCTGTCGCTGGGGCTGTTTCTCCTCGCCCGCCAGAGGAGGAAAACTTGA
- a CDS encoding cysteine synthase family protein — MSFAKLEFFNPFSRSIKDRTVFNMLMKALERGDINGTRKLFEATSGNVGISLAALSNVFGIEFRAYLPKPTPKATQVLLKVLGAEVVMTDFETIDPTMVRFVQGEARKAGAVNLNQFENDDNFLAHRFTAREIDEQLRSIGKTPDVIIAGIGTSGHIAGIASYFKERYDTQVIGVVPAKGEKIPGIKRLETRPKWYFQVEIDRVLEITRKEAIEGAIRVARRDGLLIGLSSGAVVKGYEKVAGELGEGTYVLIFPDDGFKYVEVFESYLGMT, encoded by the coding sequence ATGTCTTTTGCCAAATTAGAGTTCTTTAACCCCTTCAGCAGGAGCATAAAGGACAGGACCGTTTTTAACATGCTTATGAAGGCCCTGGAGCGCGGCGACATCAACGGCACAAGAAAGCTCTTTGAGGCCACATCCGGCAACGTCGGGATTTCTCTGGCGGCATTGAGCAACGTTTTTGGCATCGAGTTCAGAGCCTATCTGCCGAAGCCAACGCCCAAGGCCACGCAGGTTCTCCTGAAGGTTCTCGGTGCTGAAGTAGTTATGACGGACTTCGAGACGATAGACCCGACGATGGTGCGCTTTGTGCAGGGGGAGGCCAGAAAGGCAGGAGCCGTGAACCTCAACCAGTTTGAGAACGACGACAACTTCTTGGCTCACCGCTTCACGGCCAGGGAGATAGACGAACAGCTGAGGAGCATAGGGAAGACGCCCGACGTCATAATAGCAGGCATCGGAACTTCCGGACACATAGCAGGCATAGCTAGCTACTTCAAGGAGCGCTACGATACGCAGGTTATCGGTGTGGTTCCAGCGAAGGGCGAGAAGATACCCGGCATCAAGAGGCTTGAGACGAGGCCCAAGTGGTACTTCCAGGTCGAGATAGACAGGGTCTTGGAGATAACGAGGAAAGAGGCCATCGAAGGGGCCATCCGCGTTGCGAGGAGAGACGGCCTTCTCATAGGCCTCAGCTCCGGTGCCGTTGTTAAGGGCTATGAGAAGGTTGCCGGGGAGCTAGGCGAGGGGACGTACGTTCTCATATTCCCCGACGATGGGTTTAAATACGTCGAGGTATTTGAGAGCTATCTGGGGATGACATGA
- a CDS encoding adenine nucleotide alpha hydrolase family protein: MKAVALLSSGIDSPVAIYLMLRKGFEVTPVHFRQSGTKESKVFELCEVLGKYGKLNEPVIVDAYEEQAPVFSKLAEIGKGKWTCLFCKWTMLRKACGIGHLVGAKAIITGDSLGQVASQTLDNLLIISTASDLPILRPLIGLDKEEIVRIAKEIGTFEVSIEQEEPCPFVPRYPVVRGSLGEFEKIKERLVREGAL, from the coding sequence ATGAAGGCAGTGGCGCTCTTAAGTTCAGGCATTGACTCGCCGGTGGCGATCTACCTCATGCTTAGAAAGGGCTTTGAAGTGACCCCCGTTCACTTCAGACAGAGCGGTACGAAGGAGTCCAAGGTTTTTGAGCTCTGCGAGGTTCTCGGAAAGTACGGAAAGCTGAATGAGCCGGTTATAGTAGATGCCTACGAGGAACAGGCACCGGTTTTTTCGAAGCTGGCGGAGATTGGAAAGGGAAAGTGGACGTGCCTCTTCTGCAAGTGGACGATGCTGAGGAAGGCCTGCGGGATAGGGCACCTGGTAGGGGCGAAAGCGATAATCACCGGGGACAGCCTCGGCCAGGTCGCCTCGCAGACCCTCGACAACCTGCTCATCATAAGCACCGCGAGCGACCTCCCGATTCTGCGGCCGCTCATAGGCCTTGACAAGGAGGAGATAGTTAGAATCGCAAAGGAGATAGGGACGTTCGAGGTGAGCATCGAGCAGGAGGAGCCGTGCCCGTTTGTGCCGAGGTATCCTGTGGTGAGGGGCTCGCTCGGTGAGTTTGAGAAGATAAAGGAGAGGCTCGTGAGGGAAGGGGCGCTCTGA
- a CDS encoding DUF998 domain-containing protein: MGPLKFSPSLSLSLPLVFIVGLLIVLSQNPWFSFTDNALSDMGSIRNPVNYYFNGFLMVFAVIGFIASIGALRNGLSYLMPLAMVLLFLVGVFPEEYAPHAPAAVFFYVLALTDITIIGLKLGRNGLLAGYAWSVLAVLTFALMLYLVKARVFKGLAIPELVGAATILAWFTYIGLLQLKGFKL; the protein is encoded by the coding sequence GTGGGGCCGTTAAAATTTTCTCCATCTCTCAGTCTATCCCTTCCCCTCGTCTTCATCGTGGGTCTGCTCATCGTACTGAGCCAGAACCCGTGGTTCTCCTTCACGGACAACGCCCTCAGCGACATGGGGTCAATACGGAATCCGGTTAACTACTACTTCAATGGCTTCCTGATGGTCTTCGCGGTCATTGGCTTCATCGCCTCCATCGGTGCCCTGAGAAACGGGCTGTCCTACCTGATGCCCCTCGCGATGGTTCTCCTGTTCCTCGTGGGAGTCTTTCCCGAGGAGTACGCGCCCCACGCCCCGGCGGCGGTCTTCTTCTACGTTCTTGCCTTAACGGACATAACAATTATCGGTCTGAAACTCGGGAGGAATGGACTTTTGGCCGGCTATGCCTGGAGCGTTCTGGCGGTCCTCACCTTTGCCCTGATGCTCTATCTCGTTAAGGCGAGGGTCTTCAAGGGGCTCGCGATTCCAGAGCTGGTTGGCGCCGCCACGATACTTGCGTGGTTCACATACATCGGCCTGCTCCAGCTCAAGGGTTTCAAACTCTGA
- a CDS encoding PIN domain-containing protein, whose translation MNEKIYMDTSALIAFFNPRDRNHEAATSFFREMALEGSSFIIGRHTLLEFLSGASKRVGKRRAILIREKLLESKFIEIVAEKDGDWKDAWKCFEKYVDNNGIDVFDCLSFSIMRRLGIRKAFTFDDDFETAGFIKLP comes from the coding sequence ATGAACGAGAAGATTTACATGGACACAAGCGCGCTGATTGCGTTCTTTAACCCCAGGGATAGAAATCACGAGGCTGCCACATCATTCTTTCGAGAAATGGCTCTTGAGGGAAGCAGCTTCATCATTGGAAGGCACACTCTCCTTGAGTTTCTGAGCGGTGCCTCGAAGAGGGTCGGGAAAAGAAGGGCAATTTTAATCAGGGAAAAACTGCTGGAGAGCAAGTTCATAGAGATCGTGGCGGAAAAAGACGGAGACTGGAAGGATGCATGGAAATGTTTTGAAAAATACGTGGATAACAACGGGATTGACGTTTTTGACTGCCTGAGCTTCTCAATCATGAGGCGGCTTGGAATCAGAAAAGCCTTCACCTTTGACGATGACTTTGAAACCGCTGGCTTCATAAAGTTACCCTGA
- the thiI gene encoding tRNA uracil 4-sulfurtransferase ThiI: MFNVVIVRYGEIGTKSRQTRRWFESILMNNIREALVSEDIEFKKVEAKHGRILVKTNKAREAVDVLGRVFGIVSLSPAMETDADLDKINRTALKLFRRKKREVGLEKPKFRVTARRITKEFPLKSPEVQAKVGEYILENEESEVNLHEYDIEVGIELMEGKAYVFVDKIYSWGGLPIGTQGKVVALLSGGIDSPVAAFLMMKRGVEVIPVHIYMGEKTLEKVRRIWNQLKRYGYGGKGELIVVKPKERERIIEKLREMKKEKYTCVFCKYMMVRHADRIAREFGAKGIVMGDSLGQVASQTLENMYIVSQATDLPIYRPLVGLDKEEIVRIAKEIGTFELSTLQEDEIPFIPKHPVIRGSWEEFRKIYRAVFGEEPKRGGC; this comes from the coding sequence ATGTTCAACGTGGTTATCGTCAGATACGGTGAGATAGGAACGAAATCCCGACAGACGAGAAGATGGTTCGAGAGTATACTCATGAACAACATCCGCGAGGCCCTGGTGAGCGAGGATATAGAGTTCAAGAAGGTCGAGGCGAAGCACGGAAGGATTCTCGTGAAGACGAACAAAGCGAGAGAAGCCGTTGACGTTCTCGGGAGGGTCTTCGGCATAGTGTCGCTCTCCCCTGCGATGGAAACCGACGCAGACCTTGATAAGATCAACAGGACGGCTTTGAAGCTCTTCAGGAGGAAGAAGCGTGAAGTTGGGCTTGAGAAGCCGAAGTTCCGCGTCACGGCGAGACGTATAACCAAGGAGTTCCCCCTCAAGAGCCCCGAGGTTCAGGCCAAGGTCGGCGAGTACATCCTTGAAAACGAGGAGAGCGAGGTTAATCTGCACGAGTACGACATCGAGGTCGGCATCGAGCTGATGGAGGGTAAAGCCTACGTCTTCGTTGATAAAATCTACTCCTGGGGCGGCCTGCCGATTGGCACCCAGGGCAAGGTGGTGGCACTGCTCAGCGGGGGCATAGACTCACCGGTCGCCGCTTTCCTCATGATGAAGCGCGGCGTTGAGGTCATTCCCGTCCACATCTACATGGGCGAGAAAACCCTCGAAAAGGTCAGGAGGATATGGAACCAGCTCAAGCGGTACGGCTACGGCGGAAAGGGCGAGCTGATAGTCGTTAAACCTAAGGAGCGCGAGAGAATAATCGAGAAGTTACGCGAGATGAAGAAGGAGAAGTACACCTGCGTATTCTGCAAGTACATGATGGTGAGGCACGCCGATAGAATAGCCCGGGAGTTCGGGGCGAAGGGCATCGTCATGGGCGATTCCCTTGGACAGGTGGCAAGCCAGACCCTTGAGAACATGTACATAGTCAGCCAGGCGACTGATTTACCGATATACCGTCCGCTCGTGGGGCTTGACAAGGAGGAAATCGTCAGGATAGCGAAGGAGATAGGAACCTTCGAGCTCTCGACCCTGCAGGAGGACGAGATTCCGTTCATTCCCAAGCACCCCGTCATAAGGGGCTCCTGGGAGGAGTTCAGGAAGATCTACAGGGCGGTCTTTGGAGAGGAACCAAAGCGAGGAGGGTGTTAG
- a CDS encoding nitroreductase family protein, producing MELDDAISNRTSVRYFEERNVPEGQVRALIAAAVRAPTASGLENWKFVIFESENARERLYNLIAEGMIRYYRAVNLPDEKIEKLKKRMYESGMYRAPVYVAVFIDRRVRFLKGREFDELEFVWSVESAAMAIQNLMLKAVELGLGTVYIGVTNFPGIEGEVRELAGLDGNHYLVGVIPVGYPREETRPRRRRKSIDEVLRFV from the coding sequence GTGGAGCTCGACGACGCGATATCGAACAGGACTTCCGTGAGGTATTTTGAGGAGAGGAACGTCCCCGAGGGGCAAGTTAGGGCACTCATCGCGGCCGCGGTGAGGGCGCCCACAGCGAGCGGCCTGGAGAACTGGAAGTTCGTGATTTTCGAAAGTGAAAACGCGAGGGAGAGGCTCTACAACCTCATAGCGGAGGGCATGATCCGGTATTACCGCGCCGTGAACCTGCCCGATGAGAAGATAGAGAAGCTAAAGAAACGTATGTACGAAAGCGGGATGTACCGCGCACCTGTTTACGTGGCGGTCTTCATTGACAGGCGCGTTCGCTTCCTCAAGGGGCGTGAGTTCGACGAGCTTGAGTTCGTCTGGAGTGTGGAAAGCGCAGCCATGGCCATCCAGAACCTCATGCTCAAGGCCGTTGAGCTCGGCCTCGGAACGGTCTACATCGGTGTTACCAATTTCCCGGGCATAGAGGGGGAAGTCAGGGAGCTTGCGGGCCTCGACGGGAACCACTACCTCGTTGGGGTCATCCCTGTCGGCTATCCGCGGGAGGAGACACGGCCTAGAAGACGGAGAAAAAGCATCGACGAGGTGCTCAGGTTCGTCTGA
- a CDS encoding maleate cis-trans isomerase family protein has protein sequence MYGWRGRLGLIVPSSNTTMEMELHSALPEGVSLHTARVPLKNVTEEELVKMNAMAVESARLLRDAGVELILYGCTSGSFIGGKDYEKEIEAKIEEEVNVPVVSTSTAVVEALKILDAQSILVITPYTDEINAREREFLEANDFEVLDIRGLGIEDNTQIGKLEPHEAYRLAKASFMDEADAIFISCTNLRTFEIIEVLEEDLGVPVVTSNQASLWLALRQMDVMERIPGLGRLFLDF, from the coding sequence ATGTACGGATGGAGAGGCAGGCTTGGTCTTATCGTTCCATCATCGAACACTACCATGGAGATGGAGCTTCACTCCGCGCTCCCCGAAGGGGTCTCCCTTCACACGGCGAGGGTTCCGCTGAAGAACGTAACGGAGGAAGAGCTGGTCAAGATGAACGCCATGGCCGTTGAGAGCGCCAGGCTTCTGCGTGACGCGGGCGTTGAGCTTATCCTCTACGGCTGCACGAGCGGCTCCTTCATCGGGGGAAAGGACTACGAGAAGGAGATCGAGGCGAAAATCGAGGAGGAGGTAAACGTCCCCGTTGTCAGCACGAGTACGGCCGTTGTCGAGGCCCTCAAGATACTCGACGCCCAGTCGATCCTTGTGATAACCCCATACACGGACGAGATAAACGCGCGGGAGAGGGAGTTCCTCGAGGCCAATGACTTCGAGGTCCTTGACATCAGGGGGCTGGGAATAGAGGACAACACCCAGATTGGAAAGCTCGAGCCCCACGAGGCCTACCGCCTCGCCAAGGCGAGCTTCATGGACGAGGCCGATGCGATTTTCATCAGCTGCACCAACCTCAGAACCTTCGAGATAATCGAAGTTCTCGAGGAGGACCTCGGCGTCCCGGTCGTTACGAGCAACCAGGCCTCGCTGTGGCTGGCCCTCCGCCAGATGGACGTTATGGAGCGGATCCCGGGGCTGGGTAGGCTGTTCCTTGATTTCTGA
- the pfkC gene encoding ADP-specific phosphofructokinase, with the protein MGLLDEARKLSVYTAYNTNVDAITFLKGEVVQRLIDEFGAEAVRKRMDDYPREINEPLDFVARLVHALKTGKPMAVPLVNEELHTWFDSHFKYDVERMGGQAGIIANLLANLDFRRVMVYTPHLARKQAEMFVDRPNLAYPVVEDSRLAFKHPREAYREGDPIKVNRIFEFRAGTTFRLGDETIQVPFSGRFIVSARFESIRIYTDPELKRFLPEIGLQVDGAILSGYQGIKLRYSDGKDANHYLREAKKDILLLKREKDVKVHLEFASIQNRELRKKVIYNLFPLVDSVGMDEAEIAHVLNALGYSKLSDRIFTYNRIEDTVLGGKILIDEMNLEVLQIHTIYYIMYITHSDNPLSEEELRSSLELATTLAAARASLGEIRSPEDFRVGLSVPYNERGEYVKLRFEEAKRRLRTREYKVVIIPTRLVRNPVSTVGLGDTISAGAFTSYLAMLRGKGEL; encoded by the coding sequence ATGGGGCTCCTGGACGAGGCAAGGAAGCTTTCGGTATACACGGCCTACAACACGAACGTCGATGCGATAACCTTTCTGAAAGGGGAGGTAGTGCAGAGGCTCATAGACGAGTTTGGGGCCGAAGCGGTCAGGAAACGGATGGACGACTATCCGAGAGAGATAAACGAGCCGCTGGACTTCGTTGCCAGGCTGGTACACGCCCTCAAGACTGGCAAGCCGATGGCAGTGCCCCTCGTCAACGAGGAGCTCCACACATGGTTCGATTCCCACTTCAAATACGACGTTGAGAGGATGGGCGGTCAGGCAGGAATCATAGCCAACCTCCTGGCGAATCTGGACTTCAGGCGGGTGATGGTTTACACCCCCCACCTCGCGAGGAAGCAGGCCGAGATGTTCGTGGACAGGCCCAACTTGGCGTATCCTGTCGTCGAAGACAGCAGGTTGGCCTTCAAACACCCGCGCGAGGCTTACCGCGAGGGCGATCCGATAAAGGTGAACCGCATTTTTGAATTCCGCGCCGGGACGACCTTCAGGCTCGGAGACGAGACGATACAGGTCCCCTTCTCTGGCAGGTTCATAGTCTCCGCCCGCTTCGAGAGCATAAGGATCTACACCGACCCCGAGCTGAAGCGGTTCCTGCCGGAGATAGGTCTTCAGGTTGATGGGGCTATTCTGTCGGGCTACCAGGGGATAAAGCTCCGCTATTCCGACGGAAAGGATGCGAACCACTACCTGAGGGAGGCTAAAAAGGACATACTCCTGCTCAAGCGCGAGAAGGACGTTAAGGTTCACCTCGAGTTCGCCTCGATACAGAACCGCGAGCTGAGGAAGAAGGTCATCTACAATCTCTTCCCCCTCGTTGACAGCGTCGGCATGGACGAGGCGGAGATAGCCCACGTCCTCAACGCCCTCGGCTACTCCAAGCTCTCAGACAGGATCTTTACCTACAACCGCATCGAGGACACGGTTCTCGGCGGAAAAATCCTGATAGATGAGATGAACCTCGAGGTGCTCCAGATACACACGATTTACTACATCATGTACATCACCCACTCGGACAACCCGCTGAGCGAGGAGGAGCTGAGGAGCAGCCTCGAGCTCGCCACGACCCTGGCCGCTGCCCGCGCGTCCCTTGGGGAAATCCGCTCGCCCGAGGACTTCAGAGTAGGTTTAAGCGTACCGTACAACGAGCGCGGGGAGTACGTCAAACTGCGCTTCGAGGAGGCGAAAAGGCGCCTGAGAACCAGGGAGTACAAGGTCGTCATAATCCCGACGAGGCTCGTCAGGAACCCTGTCTCAACCGTCGGTTTGGGCGACACCATCTCCGCTGGAGCCTTCACGAGCTACCTCGCGATGCTGAGGGGGAAGGGGGAGCTCTGA
- a CDS encoding ATP-binding protein, whose amino-acid sequence MNPEDIKRYIRLFHERDLPRVVGRELELSLNRGKATVIIGPRRSGKTYLLYSMVREERERYVYLNFENPLLFGITGRDFPGIVDAYFDLYPENVGGKVFFLLDEIQNVPDWEIGVRYLLDEGFMVAVTGSSSRLLSREVATQLRGRGISYTLLPLSFREFIRFKGVDFKKRDLYGRKVHVIKNLLDEYLKYGAFPEVALLSDKVRILEEYLSVMITKDVVERHGIRNVALIEALVKLLLSNYAKYTSYSSIHRFLKSEFGTSKTTVLEYLRALEDSFFVFFLPKFARSEKESLRAPKKVYLVDTGLALFSRKDPARDIENAVFLELLRRKHYLNPLLNVHYYGGSGEKEVDFVVSESGRVVELIQVTLSLNDARERELSALSMAGRNLGCENLTVVTLGEEEIIERDGLRINVLPLWKFLLGLTPSAPLSASPSPAPS is encoded by the coding sequence ATGAATCCCGAAGACATCAAACGCTATATCCGCCTCTTTCACGAGAGGGATTTGCCACGGGTTGTGGGGAGGGAGTTAGAGCTTTCTCTGAACAGGGGAAAGGCGACGGTGATAATCGGTCCAAGGCGCTCCGGGAAGACGTATCTCCTTTATTCGATGGTTAGGGAGGAAAGGGAACGCTACGTTTACCTGAACTTTGAGAACCCGCTCCTGTTCGGGATAACTGGACGAGACTTTCCGGGAATTGTTGATGCCTACTTTGACCTCTATCCGGAGAACGTTGGGGGCAAGGTTTTCTTCCTTCTCGATGAAATTCAGAACGTCCCCGACTGGGAAATCGGCGTAAGGTATCTGCTTGACGAGGGTTTCATGGTGGCGGTTACAGGCTCGTCCTCGCGGCTGCTCTCGAGGGAGGTCGCGACCCAGCTGAGAGGACGCGGAATTTCATACACTCTCCTCCCGCTCTCGTTTCGAGAGTTCATTCGATTCAAGGGTGTGGACTTTAAAAAGCGCGACCTCTACGGCAGAAAAGTGCACGTGATAAAAAATCTTTTGGATGAGTACCTAAAATACGGCGCCTTTCCAGAGGTGGCCCTGCTCAGCGATAAGGTCAGAATACTTGAAGAGTACCTTTCGGTGATGATAACGAAGGACGTCGTAGAGAGACACGGGATTCGGAACGTGGCCCTTATTGAGGCCCTTGTCAAGCTTCTGCTTTCGAACTACGCGAAGTACACATCGTACAGCTCAATCCACCGCTTCCTTAAGTCCGAGTTTGGAACGTCAAAAACGACGGTCCTCGAATACCTCAGAGCACTTGAAGACTCATTCTTCGTCTTCTTCCTTCCGAAGTTTGCCCGCTCCGAAAAAGAGTCCCTCCGAGCCCCCAAGAAGGTTTACCTCGTTGATACCGGCCTGGCCCTTTTCTCAAGGAAAGACCCCGCAAGGGATATTGAAAACGCCGTGTTCCTTGAGCTTCTCAGAAGGAAGCACTATCTGAACCCGCTTCTCAACGTTCACTACTACGGAGGTTCCGGTGAGAAAGAAGTTGATTTCGTCGTCTCAGAGTCGGGGAGGGTTGTGGAACTGATTCAGGTGACCCTGAGCCTTAATGATGCACGGGAGCGGGAGCTGTCTGCCCTATCCATGGCCGGTAGAAATCTTGGCTGCGAGAACCTCACGGTTGTGACGCTTGGGGAAGAGGAAATCATTGAAAGGGACGGCCTCAGAATAAACGTCCTTCCCCTCTGGAAGTTCCTGCTGGGGCTCACTCCATCAGCCCCTCTATCAGCCTCGCCTTCTCCTGCGCCTTCCTGA
- the xerA gene encoding site-specific tyrosine recombinase/integron integrase, which produces MEVPELMEEYETYLDLEGKSPNTIRMYSYYVRRYLEWGGKLNARSALRFLARLRKEGYSNRSLNLVVQALRSYFRFEGYDEEAEKLKPPKVPRSLPKALTRDEVKRLLSVIPPTKKRDRLIVLLLYGAGLRVSELCNLKRRDVDLERSIIVVRGGKGAKDRVIPIPEFLAREIRAYLETRSDDSEYLLVEERRREKDKLSTKTVWYLLKRYGVRAGVEVTPHRLRHSFATHMLENGVDIRAIQELLGHSNLSTTQIYTKVTVEHLRKAQEKARLIEGLME; this is translated from the coding sequence ATGGAAGTCCCCGAGCTGATGGAGGAGTACGAGACGTACCTCGACCTCGAGGGGAAGAGCCCTAACACGATTAGGATGTACTCCTACTACGTGCGCCGGTATCTGGAGTGGGGCGGAAAGCTAAACGCCCGCTCCGCCCTCCGTTTTCTCGCGAGGCTTAGAAAGGAAGGCTACTCCAACAGGAGTTTAAACTTGGTCGTCCAGGCCCTGCGCTCCTACTTCCGCTTCGAGGGCTACGATGAAGAGGCCGAGAAGCTCAAGCCCCCGAAGGTTCCCAGGAGTCTTCCAAAGGCTCTGACGCGCGATGAGGTTAAGAGGCTCCTCTCGGTTATTCCACCGACAAAAAAGCGCGATAGGCTCATAGTCCTCCTCCTCTACGGCGCCGGTCTGCGCGTCAGCGAGCTGTGCAACCTCAAGAGGCGCGACGTTGACCTGGAGCGCTCCATCATCGTGGTTCGTGGCGGCAAGGGTGCCAAGGACCGCGTCATACCAATTCCGGAGTTCCTTGCGAGGGAGATACGGGCATACCTTGAAACGCGCTCCGACGACAGCGAGTACCTCCTCGTCGAGGAGAGGAGGAGAGAAAAGGATAAGCTCTCCACCAAAACAGTATGGTACCTCCTGAAACGCTACGGCGTCAGGGCCGGCGTTGAAGTTACTCCCCACAGGCTCCGCCACAGCTTCGCGACCCACATGCTCGAAAACGGCGTCGATATAAGGGCCATTCAGGAGCTCCTCGGCCACTCGAACCTCTCAACGACGCAGATTTACACCAAAGTCACCGTCGAGCACCTCAGGAAGGCGCAGGAGAAGGCGAGGCTGATAGAGGGGCTGATGGAGTGA